One window from the genome of Methylomarinovum caldicuralii encodes:
- the ubiD gene encoding 4-hydroxy-3-polyprenylbenzoate decarboxylase, translating into MKYRDLRDFLRLLEQRGELKRIALEVDPFLEITEICDRTLKRGGPALLFENPKGSNIPLLGNLFGTPERVALGMGEESVAALREVGKLLAFLKEPDPPKGMKDAFDKLPIFRQVLNMAPKVVRHAPCQEEVFEGAEVDLARYPIQTCWPQDAGPLITWPLVITRGPFKDRQNLGIYRMQILGRNKVIMRWLAHRGGALDFADWQKAHPGEPFPVAVALGADPATILGAVTPVPDTLSEYAFAGLLRGSKTEVAKAKLSDLQVPAGTEIVLEGFIHPGETAPEGPFGDHTGYYNEVETFPVFTIECITQRRDPIYHSTYTGRPPDEPAVLGVALNEVFVPLLQKQFPEIADFYLPPEGCSYRLAVISMKKQYPGHAKRVMLGLWSFLRQFMYTKFVIVTDDDINIRDWKDVIWAMTTRMDPARDITVIEHTPIDYLDFASPVAGLGSKIGFDATNKWPGETSREWGRPIVMDAEVKRRVDEIWEALGIE; encoded by the coding sequence ATGAAATACCGTGACCTGCGCGACTTCCTCCGTCTGCTTGAACAGCGGGGCGAACTTAAACGCATCGCCCTCGAGGTGGACCCGTTCCTGGAAATCACCGAAATCTGCGACCGCACCCTGAAGCGCGGGGGGCCGGCGCTGCTGTTCGAGAACCCCAAGGGCTCGAACATCCCCCTGCTGGGCAATCTGTTCGGCACCCCGGAGCGGGTGGCGCTGGGAATGGGGGAAGAGTCGGTGGCGGCCCTGCGGGAGGTGGGCAAACTGCTGGCCTTCCTCAAGGAGCCGGATCCCCCCAAGGGCATGAAGGACGCCTTCGACAAGCTGCCGATCTTCAGGCAGGTGCTCAACATGGCGCCGAAGGTGGTGCGCCACGCTCCCTGTCAGGAGGAGGTCTTCGAAGGCGCCGAGGTGGACCTTGCCCGCTATCCGATCCAGACCTGCTGGCCCCAGGACGCCGGCCCACTCATCACCTGGCCCCTGGTCATCACCCGGGGACCGTTCAAGGATCGCCAGAATCTGGGCATCTACCGCATGCAGATCCTGGGGCGCAACAAGGTTATCATGCGCTGGCTGGCCCACCGCGGCGGCGCCTTGGACTTCGCCGACTGGCAGAAGGCGCATCCCGGCGAGCCGTTCCCCGTGGCCGTGGCCCTGGGGGCGGATCCCGCCACCATTCTGGGGGCGGTGACCCCGGTGCCCGACACCCTGTCGGAATACGCCTTCGCCGGCCTGTTGCGGGGCAGCAAGACCGAGGTGGCGAAAGCGAAACTGTCGGACCTTCAGGTGCCGGCCGGTACCGAGATCGTCCTGGAGGGCTTCATCCACCCGGGGGAAACCGCCCCGGAAGGCCCCTTCGGCGACCACACCGGCTATTACAACGAGGTGGAAACCTTCCCGGTGTTCACCATTGAGTGCATCACCCAACGCCGCGATCCCATCTACCACAGCACCTACACCGGCCGCCCCCCGGACGAACCGGCGGTGCTGGGGGTAGCCCTCAACGAGGTGTTCGTACCCCTGCTGCAGAAGCAGTTTCCGGAGATCGCCGATTTCTACCTGCCGCCGGAGGGCTGCTCCTACCGCCTGGCCGTCATCAGCATGAAGAAACAGTATCCCGGCCACGCCAAGCGGGTGATGCTGGGGCTGTGGTCGTTCCTGCGCCAGTTCATGTACACCAAGTTCGTCATCGTCACCGATGACGACATCAACATCCGCGACTGGAAGGACGTGATCTGGGCCATGACCACCCGCATGGACCCGGCCCGCGACATCACCGTCATCGAGCACACCCCCATCGACTATCTCGACTTCGCCTCACCGGTGGCGGGATTGGGTTCGAAGATCGGTTTCGACGCCACCAACAAGTGGCCGGGAGAGACGAGCCGCGAGTGGGGCCGCCCCATCGTCATGGATGCGGAAGTGAAACGACGGGTGGATGAGATCTGGGAGGCGTTGGGGATCGAGTGA
- a CDS encoding uroporphyrinogen-III C-methyltransferase — translation MADLVPEDEFEDEGLGKLGLWITIVVVLLILALGGGGYYLFQKLRSEQAGLGGAVGKESQRVLELTHQVTTLQKEIALIHRQLTDLDARQAAQQQRWRQMRDEQAKVFDAKLEALEKKLENSHAKLVTQIQALGRQISRTRADVMLADAEYLLSAANQKLRLTGDVQAALRAMEAADELLRQSGDPAVFKVREALVKEIAALRKVKQPDVVGVSAQLLALEEQVNQLPLYLPHMGKVTGGQKKAHPSDQDIIEQWKDVLTIRRRKTERPVEAILTPEEVEAIRHALILKLETARFAAIRGEPGLYRSSLEAAKQWVRQHFDTQTSQTKDFLAALDRLMEQPVAVQLPEIGQSLKLLRHLPQLRLDLDRLDSAAPAAPAQ, via the coding sequence ATGGCGGATCTGGTTCCGGAAGACGAGTTCGAAGACGAAGGCCTGGGGAAACTGGGTCTGTGGATCACCATCGTCGTGGTCCTGCTGATCCTGGCGCTCGGCGGCGGCGGTTACTACCTGTTTCAGAAATTGCGCAGCGAGCAGGCGGGCCTGGGCGGGGCGGTCGGCAAGGAATCCCAGCGGGTGCTGGAGCTGACCCATCAGGTGACCACGCTGCAGAAGGAGATCGCCCTGATCCACCGTCAGCTCACCGACCTCGACGCCAGGCAGGCCGCCCAGCAGCAGCGCTGGCGCCAGATGCGCGACGAGCAGGCCAAGGTGTTCGACGCCAAGCTCGAGGCCCTGGAGAAGAAGCTGGAAAACAGCCACGCCAAGCTCGTCACCCAGATTCAGGCCCTGGGGCGGCAGATCAGCCGCACCCGTGCCGACGTGATGCTGGCCGATGCCGAATATCTCCTCAGCGCCGCCAACCAGAAGCTGCGTCTGACCGGCGACGTGCAGGCGGCCCTGCGGGCGATGGAGGCGGCCGACGAACTGCTGCGCCAGAGCGGCGATCCGGCGGTGTTCAAAGTGCGCGAGGCCCTGGTGAAGGAGATCGCCGCGCTCCGCAAGGTGAAACAGCCCGACGTGGTCGGGGTGTCGGCGCAGCTGCTGGCCCTGGAGGAACAGGTCAATCAGCTGCCCCTCTACCTGCCGCACATGGGCAAGGTGACCGGAGGTCAAAAGAAAGCCCATCCCAGCGATCAGGACATCATCGAACAGTGGAAGGATGTGCTTACCATCCGCCGCCGCAAGACCGAGCGTCCGGTGGAGGCGATCCTGACCCCGGAAGAAGTGGAGGCCATCCGCCACGCCCTGATCCTCAAACTGGAGACCGCCCGTTTCGCCGCAATCCGCGGCGAGCCCGGCCTCTATCGCAGCAGCCTGGAAGCGGCCAAACAGTGGGTCCGGCAGCATTTCGACACCCAGACCAGCCAGACTAAGGATTTCCTCGCCGCGCTCGACCGCCTCATGGAGCAGCCGGTGGCGGTGCAGCTGCCGGAGATCGGTCAGTCGCTCAAGCTGCTGCGCCATCTGCCGCAGCTGCGTCTGGATCTGGATCGTCTCGACAGTGCGGCGCCCGCCGCCCCGGCCCAGTAA
- a CDS encoding alkaline phosphatase family protein codes for MKRQADTSAPPRPRPFRFKWPPVFAWLRHYLDRSEWFIRLLKLPCFEGPADAPGLILIQIDGLAHRQLQRALEQGRMPFLQRLLTRGGYCLHRQYAGLPATTPACQGLLFYGVPRCVPAFSFRDPASGEVVRMYEPGPAAAVEAQLRERGTPLLSGGSAYVDNFTGGAAEAHFCPAALGWGPPLRGISRWKLALFTGLHLPSLVRIAALLTVELGLAVTDFLRGIVAGEDFFKELKFIPTRVGIVILLRELAVIGARIDAARGLPVIHLNLLGYDEQAHRRGPDSRFAHWTLKGIDAAIARLHRGARRSRRRHYQVWIYSDHGQERVTPYVKRHGRHLDEAVSALLAELGLPARLQADVGRGIQTLRVRWLGGRRVQRLFPVNEAKPRSGENALAALGPVGHLYLGQAPDPATRRRLARALTGRLGIPLVLACDGDGVRAWTAEGEFRLPAQAPALFGADHPWRDRLGEDWAALCRHPAAGDLVLVGWRAGCEALTFAVENGAHAGAGPDETTAFACLPAAAPLSEGAMTAEALRRAVEEVLQCR; via the coding sequence ATGAAACGGCAGGCTGACACCTCCGCGCCCCCCCGGCCACGACCCTTCCGCTTCAAATGGCCGCCTGTCTTCGCCTGGCTGCGGCACTATCTCGACCGCAGCGAATGGTTCATCCGCCTGCTGAAGCTGCCCTGTTTCGAAGGCCCGGCCGATGCCCCCGGCCTGATTCTGATCCAGATCGACGGCCTCGCCCACCGCCAGCTCCAACGCGCCCTGGAACAAGGGCGGATGCCGTTCCTGCAGCGGCTGCTGACCCGGGGCGGCTACTGCCTCCACCGCCAGTACGCCGGCCTGCCGGCCACCACCCCGGCCTGCCAGGGCCTGCTCTTTTACGGCGTGCCCCGCTGCGTGCCGGCGTTCAGCTTCCGCGATCCGGCCAGCGGCGAGGTGGTGCGGATGTACGAACCGGGGCCGGCGGCCGCAGTGGAAGCACAGCTGCGGGAACGGGGGACGCCGCTGCTGTCCGGCGGCAGCGCCTACGTGGACAATTTCACCGGCGGCGCCGCCGAGGCCCACTTCTGCCCCGCCGCCCTCGGCTGGGGGCCGCCGCTCAGGGGAATCTCGCGCTGGAAGCTGGCGCTGTTCACCGGGCTGCATCTTCCCAGCCTGGTGCGGATCGCCGCTCTGCTGACCGTCGAGCTGGGCCTGGCGGTGACCGATTTCCTGCGCGGCATCGTCGCCGGCGAGGACTTTTTCAAGGAACTGAAATTCATCCCCACCCGGGTCGGCATCGTCATCCTGCTCCGGGAACTGGCGGTCATCGGCGCCCGCATCGACGCCGCCCGCGGCCTGCCGGTGATCCACCTGAACCTGCTCGGCTACGACGAACAGGCCCACCGCCGCGGCCCCGACTCCCGCTTCGCCCACTGGACCCTCAAGGGCATCGACGCCGCCATCGCCCGCCTCCACCGCGGCGCCCGCCGCAGCCGGCGGCGGCACTATCAGGTGTGGATCTATTCCGACCACGGCCAGGAGCGCGTCACCCCCTATGTCAAACGCCACGGCCGCCATCTGGACGAGGCCGTCTCCGCACTGCTCGCCGAGCTGGGTTTGCCTGCGCGCCTGCAGGCGGACGTGGGCCGGGGCATCCAGACCCTGCGGGTGCGCTGGCTCGGCGGCCGGCGGGTACAGCGCCTGTTCCCGGTCAACGAGGCGAAACCGCGAAGCGGGGAAAACGCCCTGGCGGCCCTGGGACCGGTCGGCCACCTGTATCTGGGACAGGCACCGGACCCGGCGACCCGCCGCCGTCTGGCCCGGGCGCTGACCGGGCGGCTCGGCATTCCCCTGGTGCTGGCCTGTGACGGCGACGGCGTCCGCGCCTGGACGGCCGAGGGCGAATTCCGGCTGCCGGCGCAGGCCCCGGCGCTGTTCGGCGCCGATCATCCCTGGCGCGACCGCCTGGGGGAAGACTGGGCGGCCCTGTGCCGCCATCCGGCGGCCGGCGATCTGGTACTGGTGGGCTGGCGTGCCGGCTGCGAGGCACTGACCTTCGCCGTCGAGAACGGCGCCCACGCCGGCGCCGGGCCGGACGAAACCACCGCCTTCGCCTGTCTGCCCGCCGCTGCACCCCTGTCGGAAGGGGCGATGACGGCAGAGGCGCTGCGCCGCGCCGTGGAGGAGGTCTTACAGTGTCGATGA
- a CDS encoding glycosyltransferase: MNIVMMTNTYLPHVGGVARSVSSFTEEYRRRGHRVLVVAPEFPGTPENEVDVVRVPAIQNFNGSDFAVALPLFADLDEALDAFGPQLIHAHHPYLLGMTAVREARARDLPLVFTHHTRYEYYTHYVLDSPVLKRFVVELATRYANLCDLVFAPSESIARLLRERGVTAPVEVVPTGIRIERFARGDGAGFRRTHGIPEEAFVVGHVGRLAPEKNLGFLAEAVALFLEHHPGARFLVAGRGPSEADIRRACERRGVADRMHRVGVLVGQQLADAYHAMDVFAFSSKSETQGLVLTEAMAAGTPVVALDAPGAREVVEDRVNGRLVTKEDVTEFAAALYWVFALPPERRRQLEEAARRTAARFSLERTADKALSCYERLLAGKRRPHPAAEIEEWEQALRRLRTEWDIVREMMEAAGKAIASGAPLRDETAG; the protein is encoded by the coding sequence GTGAACATCGTCATGATGACCAACACCTATCTGCCCCACGTGGGCGGGGTCGCCCGCTCGGTTTCCTCCTTCACCGAGGAATACCGCCGCCGCGGCCACCGGGTGTTGGTGGTGGCACCGGAATTCCCCGGCACACCGGAAAACGAAGTGGACGTGGTGCGGGTGCCGGCGATCCAGAACTTCAACGGCAGCGACTTCGCCGTCGCCCTGCCCCTGTTCGCCGACCTGGACGAGGCCCTGGACGCCTTCGGCCCCCAGCTGATCCACGCCCACCACCCCTATCTTCTGGGCATGACCGCCGTGCGCGAGGCCCGCGCCCGCGACCTGCCGCTGGTGTTCACCCACCACACCCGCTACGAGTACTACACCCACTACGTGCTCGACTCACCGGTGCTCAAGCGCTTCGTGGTGGAGCTGGCGACCCGTTACGCCAACCTGTGCGACTTGGTGTTCGCCCCCAGCGAAAGCATCGCCCGGCTGCTCCGGGAACGGGGCGTGACCGCGCCCGTCGAGGTGGTTCCCACGGGCATCCGCATCGAGCGGTTCGCCCGCGGCGACGGCGCCGGGTTCCGCCGCACCCACGGCATCCCGGAAGAAGCCTTCGTCGTCGGTCACGTGGGCCGGCTGGCGCCGGAAAAGAACCTCGGCTTTCTCGCCGAAGCGGTGGCCCTGTTCCTAGAACACCATCCCGGCGCCCGTTTCCTGGTGGCCGGGCGCGGCCCGAGCGAGGCGGACATCCGCCGGGCCTGCGAGCGCCGCGGCGTCGCCGACCGCATGCACCGGGTCGGGGTGCTGGTGGGACAGCAGCTGGCGGACGCCTATCACGCCATGGACGTGTTCGCCTTCAGCTCCAAGAGCGAAACCCAGGGACTGGTGCTGACCGAAGCCATGGCCGCCGGCACCCCGGTGGTGGCCCTGGACGCCCCAGGGGCGCGCGAGGTGGTGGAAGACCGCGTCAACGGGCGTCTGGTGACGAAGGAAGACGTCACCGAATTCGCCGCCGCCCTCTACTGGGTCTTCGCCCTGCCGCCGGAACGCCGCCGCCAGCTGGAAGAAGCCGCCCGCCGCACCGCCGCACGCTTTTCCCTGGAACGCACCGCCGACAAGGCCCTGAGCTGCTATGAACGCCTGCTGGCGGGCAAACGCCGCCCCCATCCGGCGGCGGAAATCGAAGAATGGGAACAGGCCCTGCGCCGCCTCAGGACCGAGTGGGACATCGTACGGGAGATGATGGAGGCGGCGGGCAAGGCCATCGCCTCGGGAGCTCCTCTGCGTGATGAAACGGCAGGCTGA
- a CDS encoding TVP38/TMEM64 family protein has translation MDLDTLKTWLRRQNPLLLGLAGSALAVGLIVALLVAFDWHDEVIRWLQWIDRQGLWAPLLFIVLMALVVVLLLPGVFFTIGAGFVFGVVKGTVYVVLGTTLGAAIAYAIAHRFFGERAARWLAQRLHLKLMAEEMIERGFQIVLLSRLVPFFPGKLANYFFGLTGVRFKDFVLGTLIGIVPFSLHNVWLGAMAALGLKGVTSPLQWGLYLLGFGATVALIFHLQRIARDALEKYRQEGSR, from the coding sequence ATGGATCTGGACACCCTCAAAACCTGGCTGCGGCGACAGAACCCCCTGCTGCTGGGGCTGGCCGGCAGCGCCCTGGCGGTGGGACTGATCGTGGCCCTGCTGGTGGCCTTCGACTGGCACGACGAAGTGATCCGCTGGCTGCAATGGATCGACCGGCAGGGCCTGTGGGCGCCGCTGCTGTTCATCGTGTTGATGGCCCTGGTGGTGGTCCTGCTGCTGCCCGGGGTGTTCTTCACCATCGGCGCCGGCTTCGTGTTCGGGGTGGTCAAGGGCACCGTGTACGTGGTCCTCGGCACCACCCTGGGGGCGGCGATCGCCTACGCCATCGCCCATCGCTTCTTCGGCGAACGGGCCGCCCGCTGGCTGGCGCAGCGTCTCCACCTCAAGCTGATGGCCGAGGAGATGATCGAGCGCGGCTTCCAGATCGTCCTGCTCAGCCGGCTGGTGCCCTTTTTCCCCGGCAAGCTGGCCAATTACTTCTTCGGCCTCACCGGCGTGCGCTTCAAGGATTTCGTCCTCGGCACCCTGATCGGCATCGTGCCCTTCAGCCTCCACAACGTCTGGCTGGGAGCGATGGCGGCCCTGGGACTCAAGGGCGTCACCAGCCCGCTGCAGTGGGGGCTGTACCTGCTCGGGTTCGGCGCCACCGTGGCCTTGATCTTCCATCTCCAGCGCATCGCCCGCGACGCCCTGGAAAAATACCGACAGGAGGGTTCGCGCTGA
- a CDS encoding endonuclease/exonuclease/phosphatase family protein, producing MTGLRMMTYNIHSCRGGDGQYLPERIARVIAACRADVVALQEVDVNRRRSQRLDQAHHIAHHLQMAHHFHTTVQVEEERYGIAILSRLPMEPVAAGPLPSRLEPRGVLWVQVTWRGEPWQVLNTHLGLTPAERQRQLRALLTQWLADPACRHRSVLCGDFNTHPRSGLCRRLRRHLCDASRQARQRHVHATFPSRLPLVRLDHIFVSPDVAVRRAEVRDTPLSRIASDHLPLVAELEGGESGILSPSRTDDHAA from the coding sequence ATGACCGGCCTGCGGATGATGACCTACAACATCCACAGCTGCCGCGGCGGCGACGGCCAGTACCTGCCGGAGCGTATCGCCCGCGTCATCGCCGCCTGCCGCGCCGATGTGGTGGCGCTGCAGGAAGTGGATGTCAACCGCCGCCGCAGCCAGCGGCTGGATCAGGCGCACCACATCGCCCACCACCTGCAGATGGCCCACCACTTCCACACCACCGTCCAGGTGGAGGAGGAACGCTACGGCATCGCCATCCTCAGCCGCCTTCCGATGGAGCCGGTGGCCGCTGGCCCGCTCCCCAGCCGCCTGGAACCCCGCGGCGTGCTGTGGGTGCAGGTGACCTGGCGGGGAGAGCCGTGGCAGGTGCTCAACACCCATCTGGGCCTGACCCCGGCGGAACGCCAGCGCCAGCTGCGCGCCCTGCTGACCCAGTGGCTCGCCGATCCGGCCTGCCGCCACCGCAGCGTCCTCTGCGGCGACTTCAACACCCATCCCCGCTCCGGCCTGTGCCGCCGCCTGCGCCGCCACCTGTGCGACGCCAGCCGCCAGGCCCGCCAGCGCCACGTGCACGCCACCTTCCCCAGCCGCCTGCCGCTGGTGCGTCTGGACCACATCTTCGTCAGTCCCGACGTGGCGGTGCGGCGGGCCGAAGTGCGCGACACCCCCTTGAGCCGCATCGCCTCCGACCACCTGCCGCTGGTGGCCGAGCTAGAAGGCGGCGAATCGGGTATCCTTTCCCCTTCCCGAACCGACGACCATGCGGCATGA
- a CDS encoding DCC1-like thiol-disulfide oxidoreductase family protein translates to MTFVTSPLSRLTDLLQSVLERQVPATGLGAFRIGYGLVALQEILFLIHFRPLIFDELPYLDQGPPMIAFFLPLWALAALGLTLGWHTRLCAAVNYLFWVLFTAFTPMWRDFDGGFDQMMISSGLLLIFLPSERALSLDRLRLALRYSVPGHRYEPPRTVPVWAYYAPLLITLAPLYFDSAIHKLFSEHWRNGLGPWLPSSHPYYISPLDLSWLLDLEWLQKAIGYTVIGFQFVFPFLFWHPRFRVPLLVLGVLFHGGITISFNIYPFGLGMLVHYFLMVPLSWWRRLGEWIRLPEPRLKVYYDGLCPLCLRTVIVVEHFDIRRAVRFLDLQTHAAAEAALADLSEDQLLTDLYAVDAQGRRYQGVDTYIQILEALGYTRPLGWLLRLPGIHPLARRLYRRIADSRRRCDAACLAPPNLEPGPLAQAWQDFLGSPRRKAARLARVLVFLGLLQLNSTVHYGLLHRLGWEGILGPVAPVSNLLLSFSHAFFGITPHALYLADHFKGYETLFALTWLDAQGREHWLPFVNREGRLLTPNWGRVHSMWANVAVTPRLSAYRLEKFATRVIAFYGTRLGLDLERTRFRLKAKSIRMPARWEKGLRDWNLRQPWHDAGELVWKHDRGRLELWEPLPVRNAYSPPRNP, encoded by the coding sequence GTGACTTTCGTGACTTCGCCGCTTTCCCGTCTTACCGATCTGCTCCAGTCCGTGCTCGAACGTCAGGTCCCCGCCACCGGCCTGGGGGCGTTTCGCATCGGCTACGGGCTGGTGGCGCTGCAGGAAATCCTGTTTCTGATCCATTTCCGCCCGCTGATCTTCGACGAGCTCCCCTATCTGGATCAGGGCCCGCCGATGATCGCCTTCTTTCTGCCCCTCTGGGCCCTGGCCGCCTTGGGGTTGACCCTGGGCTGGCACACCCGCCTGTGCGCGGCGGTCAATTACCTCTTCTGGGTCCTTTTCACCGCTTTCACCCCCATGTGGCGGGACTTCGACGGCGGCTTCGACCAGATGATGATCTCCTCCGGGCTGCTGCTGATCTTCCTGCCTTCGGAACGGGCCCTGTCCCTGGACCGCCTGCGGCTGGCGCTCCGCTATTCCGTCCCCGGCCATCGTTACGAGCCGCCGCGCACAGTGCCGGTATGGGCCTACTACGCCCCCCTGCTCATCACCCTGGCGCCGCTGTACTTCGATTCCGCCATCCACAAGCTGTTCTCCGAGCACTGGCGCAACGGCCTCGGTCCCTGGCTGCCGTCGTCGCACCCCTACTACATCTCGCCGCTGGATCTGAGCTGGCTACTGGACCTCGAATGGCTGCAGAAGGCCATCGGCTACACCGTCATCGGCTTCCAGTTCGTGTTCCCGTTCCTGTTCTGGCACCCCCGTTTCCGGGTGCCGCTGCTGGTGCTGGGGGTGCTGTTCCACGGCGGCATCACGATCTCCTTCAACATCTACCCCTTCGGTCTGGGGATGCTGGTGCACTATTTCCTCATGGTGCCGCTCTCGTGGTGGCGCAGGCTGGGGGAATGGATCCGGCTGCCGGAACCACGGCTGAAGGTCTATTACGACGGCCTCTGCCCCCTGTGTCTGCGCACGGTGATCGTGGTGGAGCACTTCGACATCCGCCGGGCGGTGCGCTTTCTCGACCTCCAGACCCATGCGGCCGCCGAAGCAGCGCTGGCGGACCTGAGCGAAGATCAGCTGCTCACCGACCTGTACGCGGTGGACGCGCAGGGACGGCGTTACCAGGGCGTGGATACTTACATCCAGATTCTGGAGGCGCTGGGTTACACCCGCCCCCTGGGATGGCTGCTGCGGCTGCCGGGGATCCACCCGCTGGCCCGGCGCCTCTATCGCCGCATCGCCGACAGCCGCCGCCGCTGCGATGCCGCCTGTCTCGCCCCGCCCAACCTGGAACCGGGGCCGCTCGCCCAGGCCTGGCAGGACTTCCTGGGCTCGCCCCGCAGGAAGGCGGCCCGCCTGGCCAGAGTCTTGGTGTTCCTCGGTCTGCTGCAGCTCAACAGCACGGTCCACTACGGCCTGCTCCATCGCCTGGGCTGGGAGGGCATCCTGGGGCCGGTAGCCCCGGTGAGCAACCTGCTGCTGTCGTTCAGTCACGCCTTTTTCGGCATCACCCCCCACGCCCTGTATCTAGCCGACCACTTCAAGGGCTACGAAACCCTCTTCGCCCTCACCTGGCTCGATGCCCAGGGGAGGGAGCACTGGCTGCCCTTCGTCAATCGGGAAGGCCGCCTCCTGACCCCCAACTGGGGCCGGGTGCACTCCATGTGGGCCAATGTGGCCGTGACCCCGCGCCTGTCGGCTTACCGGCTGGAGAAATTCGCCACCAGGGTGATCGCCTTCTACGGCACCCGGCTGGGGCTGGATCTGGAACGCACCCGTTTCCGCCTCAAGGCCAAATCCATCCGCATGCCGGCCCGGTGGGAGAAAGGGCTTCGGGACTGGAATCTGCGCCAGCCGTGGCACGATGCCGGCGAGCTGGTGTGGAAGCACGACCGCGGCCGGCTGGAACTGTGGGAACCGCTTCCGGTCAGGAACGCTTATTCGCCGCCCCGGAATCCTTAG
- a CDS encoding heme biosynthesis HemY N-terminal domain-containing protein → MEALKKQLIIWSAVLLAAVAAAFLLPRLKLLQDAGYVLIGWGRWEIELTALTLILIFIVGFILFYAAIRLTALLIRLPVLLRQRKAQAQADAAFQRLLHGLREAAEGNWEQAEKVLIEGAALSGQALVHYLTAARAAHQRGALRQRDEYLKKAREVEPDAEVAVKLTEAELHVANEDFDKALKSLQRLEKIAPANAQALRLMHQVYTRLGKWDALTRLLPRLRKNQALLEAEVRLMELEACSALLREAARAHDPKTLEEAWQKIPEPLRKEADLQAIYFAAMIEAGAGDVIEPELRRTLTRHWNETLLVLYGTLELPDAAAQLAHAETWRKRHGDDPILLRVLGKLALRAGELDKAEDYLTRSLEKQPAAETYRLLGDLFLRRGESDKAAECYRRGLMLASKAVIEEVEAHPEGG, encoded by the coding sequence ATGGAAGCGCTGAAGAAACAGCTTATCATTTGGTCGGCGGTGCTTCTGGCCGCCGTGGCGGCCGCTTTCCTGCTGCCGCGGCTGAAGCTGCTCCAGGACGCCGGTTATGTACTCATCGGCTGGGGACGGTGGGAAATCGAGCTGACCGCTCTCACCCTGATCCTGATCTTCATCGTCGGCTTCATCCTGTTCTATGCCGCCATCCGGCTTACCGCCCTGCTGATCCGCCTGCCGGTCCTGCTGCGCCAGCGCAAGGCGCAGGCCCAGGCCGACGCCGCCTTCCAGAGGCTGCTTCACGGCCTCAGGGAGGCGGCCGAGGGCAACTGGGAACAGGCCGAAAAGGTCCTGATCGAGGGGGCGGCGCTGAGCGGCCAGGCCCTGGTCCATTACCTCACCGCCGCCCGCGCCGCCCACCAGCGCGGGGCCCTGAGGCAGCGGGACGAATACCTGAAGAAGGCCCGCGAGGTCGAGCCCGACGCCGAGGTGGCGGTCAAGCTCACTGAAGCCGAGCTGCACGTGGCCAATGAGGATTTCGACAAGGCCCTCAAATCGCTGCAGCGGCTGGAGAAGATCGCGCCCGCCAACGCCCAGGCGCTGCGGCTGATGCACCAGGTCTATACCCGTCTGGGAAAGTGGGACGCTCTGACCAGGCTGCTGCCGCGCCTGCGCAAGAACCAGGCCCTCCTGGAGGCCGAGGTCCGCCTGATGGAGCTGGAGGCCTGCAGCGCCCTGCTGCGCGAGGCAGCCAGGGCGCACGATCCCAAGACCCTGGAGGAAGCCTGGCAGAAGATCCCCGAACCCCTGCGCAAGGAGGCCGATCTGCAGGCCATCTACTTCGCCGCCATGATCGAGGCCGGGGCCGGGGATGTCATCGAACCGGAATTGCGCCGCACCCTGACCCGCCACTGGAACGAAACCCTGCTGGTGCTCTACGGCACCCTGGAACTGCCGGACGCCGCCGCCCAGCTGGCCCACGCCGAAACCTGGCGCAAACGCCACGGCGACGACCCCATTCTGCTGCGGGTGCTGGGCAAGCTGGCCCTGCGCGCTGGCGAGCTGGACAAGGCTGAGGATTACCTCACCCGTAGCCTGGAGAAGCAGCCGGCGGCCGAAACCTACCGGCTCCTGGGCGACCTGTTTTTACGGCGGGGCGAGAGCGACAAGGCCGCCGAATGCTACCGCCGTGGCTTGATGCTGGCTTCCAAGGCGGTGATCGAGGAGGTCGAGGCCCATCCGGAGGGTGGGTGA